In the genome of Bacteroidota bacterium, the window AAGTTTCACCGTCATTGCGAGCGAAGCGAAGCAATCTCAAATCAAAATCTATAACACGCTGGGTGAATTAGTTTATCAAACATCCGTTAACGAAAAGAAAACAGAAATAAAAATTCCTGAAATAGCAAAAGGGATTTATCAATTGCAAGTAGTATCGGAAAATGAAATAGCAAACAAAAAAATCATCATCAACTAAAACTAAAACAAAAAAATGAAAACAAAATTACTCTCAACACTTACCGCCATTTTTTTCTGTGCAGTTGTTAATTTAAAGGCGCAAACTCCTTTTTATTCTTTTTCGCAATACACCTCCACGTATGCCGACCTCACTGCGCCTGTTTCTTTAAACAACAGCAACGTTTGGAATTACAGCGGCTCCACTCCAGACCCTTATATTGCGCTTGACATTGCCACACTTTTGCCCTACTTTCAGGTGTATGGAGACATGAACAATGCTATGCGTGTGGTTGGCGGAGCGGTGCAATTCTATAACAACGGCTCACAACAGTTGTACTATATTAATGGCTTTGGATTATTTTTCCCTGGTGGAATGAAAGACAAAGGAACAACCACCTCGCTTTCTCCCATTTCTTATCAGGTGACGGGTTCTGCTCCAAACAGAATTTTAAAAGTGCAATGGAAAAATGCCGGCAACTCTCTTGCAAGCGCTGATTATATCAATGTTCAGATTTGGCTGTATGAAACGAGCAATATCATTGAAGCGCACTACGGATCTACTTCCATCACAAATGCCGGCACCACTCAGCTTAGCGTTGGAGTAGGGCATACGTATGTTCCGAACAGCAATATGATTGAAGATGACTTTCTTGAAAACAGCCCTTCCAACCCGGTATTGTCCATGAATGCAAATGCGTTTTACGGAATCCCCGCTAATGGAACAGTATATAAATTTATGGTTGGCGGAGCAGGAGTAAATGAATTGAATAATCCTTTATCAGCCATTACTGTTTTTCCTAATCCGACTTCAGGAAAATTTATTGTTGACAGGAAGAACATGAAAGAAAGAATCAATGATGTAAAAATAAGTATCAGCGATGTAAATGGGCAAGTTGTTTTAGAATCCGCTTTAATGGGAAAAACCCAAGATGAAATAAATGTTTCCAACTTTTCTGCCGGAACTTATTTTATCCGCATTACTTCCGACAAAGGAACCCTGACGAAAAAAATCATTGTCAACAGATAAACAGGAATGAATAAAATACTATTCAGATTAATTGCCATAGCAGTTATAGTTCTCTCCGTTCATTCCTGTAAACGCGACCCCTGCCGGAGTACTAATTGTTTGAACGGAGGCATTTGCAAAGACGGCACCTGCGACTGCCTTTCCGGCTATGAAGGTACGGATTGCGGAACAGAAAGCACCGCAAAATTCATAGGCAATTATTCCGTAACCGACAATATTAATTTTACCAAAAGCGCAAACAACATTGATGACCCCGATTCAGTGTTCACTAAAACCTATTCCGTGTCGGTTGCAAAGGGAAATGATTTTGGCTCACTGCTAATTCATAATGCGGATAATAACAACGGGAATTACGTTTACACTACAGTAGATAAAAGCAATCTGACTGTAACCAACCGCCCCTTTTATATGACCATAAAAGTTGCGCATACGTATGATGTCAGCGCCACAGGTTCTATGTCAGGAAATACCATTACTATTGCCTACTCAGTATCGGGCTATTACGGCAGCGCAACCATCACCAGCGTTTTGGTAAAACAATAACGAAACAATCACAACAAAACAATAAAACAATGAAAACAAAACTTATCATGCTTTGCACTGCTGTATCAGCAGCGGCATTTCTTCATGCGCAATCCGGCACTTCCAAACAGGAAGATGTTCAGGCAATACAAAAACGAACCCTTATTGTGGTTACCGAAGAAGCCAATGAAAAACTTCTTTCAAAATTGGAAGGAGACCAGCTTGCCCAGTATAAAAAAGATATTGAGGATTACAACAGGGATATTAAAGATGCCGTAACGGGTTTCTGGAAGTTCAACGATAAAATAGAATACAAAACAAGAGCCGAAGTGGATAAACTCACCAAGGCAAAAAATAAAACCAACGCCTACATTGAGTACAATAAATTCACGGTGAACTGCGCCAATGCCGCGGCTTATAAATCAACTTATCAGTTCAGGGAAGGTACAAAAGAAATCACGGCTATTGGCGGAGATTACATTTGCTCCGATCTGAACATCCGCCTTTGCGATGAAAATCCGCTCGGGCCTCCGGTTTACGGAGTGCATCTGGCAAATCCTTTTCCGAATAAAGCCGACCTTGCCTGCGCCCTCAAATCCATACAGCTTCAATTGGGTTATAAGCTGGATGGGAAAAAAGACATTCCGATATTCAACATGTATAAGGAGAATGCAAAAGCGCTGACAGGATTAACGCTGCTCGTAAATGAAAACAATACCGACCTGAAGATTGAAGATATTAAGAAAGTATATTCCTCGCCTGTTGAACTGGTAAAAAAAGATAAGATTGATGAAGCCATTCTGAACTCCGATGAAAAAACTGCTTTTGTGATTGTGATTCCTACTTCCGGCAGCAGTTTTTCTTTTGAAATCTTTTCAGCGAAAGATGGCAAAGTGCTCGGCTACACCAACGACACGCAAAGCACAGGAGTGAAAGTGGGAGGATTGGTGGGAGGCACCGCAGGCGCAGCCATTGACCTGAACAAGGAAATGACAAAAATGAAAGTTAAAAAAGACCACTTTAAAATTTTTGAAAAGCAGGTGAAATAAAATCATCATAAACTACTAAAACAAAAAATCATGAAAAAAATCTTTACTCTTTTTTTTACAATTTCATTCGGTCTGAGCGCTATGGCGCAACTCATTACTGCAACCGGAAATATGTCTGTGCAACGGGTTGGACATGAATCACAGTTATTGAGCAACGGCAAAGTGCTTGTATTTGGCGGCAACAACGGTAATTTTACCGGCTACACAGTGCATAGTTCAGCCCAGCTTTATAGCGGAGGTTCCTGGGCAACTACCGGCAGCATGATGAAAGCGAGAAGTGAACCGGGCTCTGCATTGCTGACAAACGGAAACGTGCTTGTTATAGGTGGGGAAGACCTGAACAGCAATTCATTAAAATCATGCGAGATATACAATGTTACTTCCGGCATGTGGAGCTATACAGACAGCATGGCAAATGCCCGTTCTGAAACAAGAGCGGTTATTTTGAACAGCGGAAAAATTCTTGCCGTGGGCGGTTCATCCGGTGGCACTTGCGAATTATATGACCAAACTTCAAGTACATGGTCAGTAACCGGAAGCATGAAAGTTGCAAGGTCAGCGGGTTTTGCAGCAACAAAACTTCCAAACGGAGATGTTTTGGTTACAGGTGGACAGTCAGACACCGCAGAGATATACAATGTTACATCCGGCACTTGGAACAAAGTAAGTAATCTGATGACTTTGTCCAGGAATTATTGCACTGCCATTCTGATGACAAACGGAAAAATACTGATAGCCGGTGGCACTTCTACATTTACTTCTGAGGTATATGACCCATCTGCAAACACATTCACTGCCACTGGCAACTTGGGTCAGTATCGTGTGGCAGATGAAATGATTAATCTCACAAACGGCAAAGTGCTTATTTATGGAATAGGCACTTTTGCTGCTGACAGGCTCGCTCTGGAAGTATTTAATCCTGCTACTAATTCTTGGTATTATGCCGGAACCGTAAGCTCTGCCATTTTTACTGCATCTGATTACACTGTACATAAACTGCCGGGCGGAAGCATTTTATATTCTGGCGGAAACTGGACAACCGGCAATGGTGCAAACAAAGAATGTTATTTAGTAAATGAAAGTGCCATTGCAGCAGGAATTGCTGAAGCGCTAAATCTTTCCTTCTTTGAAGTATATCCCAACCCTGTGCATGATAATTTTGAAATCAAAATGGAGATTGACGGTGCGGTTAACATAACTATTGAACTCAAAAACATGCTTGGTCAAACTATAAAAATTATCGAAAAGGGTAAAGTATCAGGTTCGTATCATAAAGCCGAAGATATTTCTGATCTGAATAGCGGCATATATATTCTCCATGTAATAACTGGCAATGCAAACGCAGCAATAAAACTGGTAAAAGAATAATTAATTCTTGTCGGCAATGAATTTAAAATCCCGTGCAATAGTGTGCGGGATTTTTTGTAAAGTTATTTCTCTCTCAGTGCCGGAAGCGGAAGAAACGTTTCTTTGAGTAAAATTCCACTCCTCCTTACCGAGTGCAAAACATTTACCTTTGTCAAAACATTTTCTCATGAAACCTTTTTATCTATTTATTTCATTCCTTCTTGCTGTCATGCTGAGCGGATTAGAAGCATCGTTTTCCCAATCAGAAACTGACTCATTGGAAAACGTGGTGAAAGCAGGAGCGCAGGACACAGGCACGGTAAACGCGCTCAACCTGCTGTGCAAAAAAAACTGGAGCAGCGAACAGGAAAAAGCGCTGGAGTACGGAAACCGCGCACTTGCTCTTGCACAAAAAATAAAATATAAAAAAGGTGCAGCGCAGGCATTGAATAATATGGGCGTTGTTTATTACAACTTCAGCGATTACAACAAAGCAATGAACTATCATTTTAAATCGCTTGAAATAAGAAAAGAGTTGGGCGATAAAAAAGATATTTCGGCTTCATACAACAACCTCGGAAATGCGTATGACGGTTTGAGCAATTACAAAGAGGCGAAAGAATATTTTGTTAAAGCGCTTGAACTGCGCGAAGAAATTAGCGATGAAAAAGGAATTGCTGGCACATCCAACAACCTGGGAAATCTTTGCTATTCTCACGGTGATTATTACAAAGCGCTGGAATATTTTTTTATAGCATTGAAGATTTATGAAGAGAAAGGAGAGCCCTCTGATGCCTTTGCAAATGCGCTTCACAACATTGGCAATGTGTATAGAGAACAGAACGATACTAAAAACGCTCTTGAGTTTTATGAGAAAGCGCTGAAAATGCGTGAAGAAGTAGAAGATGAACAAGGTATTGGAGAATCGTACAATTCGATTGCCGCCCTCTACCATGCATCTGCTGAAAAACAGAAAAATACAACGTATTCTGAACTGGATTATTCCAAAGCGCGCGGATATTATATCAAAGCGCTGGGTATAGAAAATAAAATTGACGATAAAGAAAATATGGCAGCAACTTTAAATAATCTGGGTATCATTTATTTGCATGAAAATAAATATGATTCAGCACTGGCAAGCAGTTCTTCTGCGCTTATGATCAGCGAAGATATTGGAGACAAATCCACTGCTGCTTTCTCGCTGGCAACTATCGCAGATATATATCAGCAACAAAATAACATCAAACAGTCTTCAGAATATGCTACGAAAGCATTAGTGCTGGCAGACAGTTTAAGAATGCTGGAAATAATTAAAACCGCTCATAAAACATTAAGCGAAAATTTTACATCGCTCAACCTGTTTGAGAAGTCGCTCGAACATTATAAGCTATACGTTGATTACCGCGACAGTTTGCTGAATTCTGAAAACGCAAAGCAAATGGCAAACGTGCAGCAGAAATACGAAACGGAAAAAGAAAAGATGGAAGAAGAGCGGATGCGGGAAACTGAAGAAGCTGAATTAGAACGAAAAGAAAATGCACAGTATCTAATGATTTTCTCTATTATAATTATTGTACTTATGTTCATAGTGATTGCCAGTCACATGCAGCTTTCAGTGAAGGCAATTGATTTTGCCGCCTTCGTTGGTGTGCTTTTATTTTTTCAGTTTATGGAGGTGCTTCTCCATCCGCTTATTAATAAATATACACATGGGCTTCCCATTGTTTTCATTCTTATTAATATTGCAATGGCGTCAAGCTTAAAACCCATCCATCATTATGTGGAAAAGGGATTGATAAAAGTATCTCATAACATCTCTCACCGGAAAATGCAAAAAATACAAGCGAAGGAAGAAGCGGAGAGAAAGCGCAGAGAGTTGGAACTTTTGGCTGCACAGGAAAATAATAATCCTGAAAACAGTAATTGAATTATCTTTAAAAAGATGAAACCATTTTTTCCATTCATACTAACTCTTCTTATTTCCTCCTCTGTTGTTTTTTGTCAGGCGGCAGATGAAATTGAAAAGCAAGAACTCATTAATCGCCTTGAGCAGGAAAAACAAAATGCTGTTGTTTCCGAACAAAAACACATTGTTGCATGGGTTGTGTCTGTTGGATTATTGTTTGGCTTTGGCGTTCTCTATAAAAGGTACAAAGACATTCAGCGTCACGAAAAAATACTTGAAGAGCAAAAAAACCTTGTAGAAGAAAAAAATCGAGCGCTTGAAACTGCCAATGCACAGATAACCCAGAAAAACAAAGATGTCACTGATAGCATTTCCTATGCAAAAAGAATCCAGAATGCAATGCTGCCGACTGAAAGTCATGCAAAAACGGTTTTGCCAGAACATTTTATTCTTTTCATGCCGAGAGATATAGTGAGCGGAGATTTTTATTGGATAGAAGAATGGAAGCATCAGGTTTTTATTGCAGCGGTGGATTGTACCGGTCATGGAGTGCCGGGCGCATTCATGAGTATTCTTGGCAGCGATCTGCTCCATGAAATAGTTAAAGATTACGGCATCAACAAGCCTGCAGCCATTCTTAACGCCTTGAATAAAGGTCTTGCAAAAACACTTCATCAAAATACATCTTCAGCAGAAATTAAAGATGGAATGGATATAGCTTTCTGCGCCATTGATAAAAAAAATAACCTTCTTGAATATGCAGGGGCATTTAATCCGCTCTGGCTTATCAGGGACAATTGCCTGCAAGAATTTAATGCCGACAAACAACCTATTGGCGCATTCGTTAATGAAAAGCAAACCTTTTTTACTAATCACGAGATACAACTTCAGAAAGGAGATGCCGTCTATATTTTTTCAGACGGCTATACTGACCAGTTTGGCGGAGAGAATGGAAAAAAATTCAGACACAAACAATTTCAGGAACTTCTTTTGTCCATTCAGGAAAATTCAATGGCGGAACAAAAAAATATACTCGAGAAAGCAATTGAAAACTGGAAAGGAAATTTGGAGCAGGTGGATGACATATTAGTGATTGGCTTGAAATTCTGAAATAAGATTGTGAATAAAAAACAGATAGCAGAATAAAGCACAGTTCAATTTAATATATACTTTCGTATTGCATTGGTTTCCTGACTGTAAATGTCAGGATTAAAAGGGAATCCTGTTAAAATCAGGAGCTATTCCCGTAGCTGTAAGTCCATTGAAATGTTTCTGTTACACTGCCACTGTTCCGAAAAGAGTAGGAGTGGGAAGGCGCAGAAACGGACAAGCCAGAAGACCTGCCAAAGCAAAAAGCAATGAAACCACATCGTTGCTTTCATTCGGAGCTTCGGGAAAAAGCAAAGGGTGAGAGAAAGAAAGATTCCTCTCCGTGATTTTCTTTTTCTCTTCTCACGCTGATTCTCATTCCGAAAACAAAACAAGTTAAACTCTTGCTTTTGCTTTGCGGTGGAACAAGGAAGAGGCAGGAACAAAAACAAAAATTATGGAAACAATCTTATCTTTGCACAGGAACAAAACAAAAATTACTGTGGCAAAACAAATTCTTTCAGTATTGCTTACAATTCTATTATTCGCAAGCCAGTCTTACGCCCAGTTTATTCAACAAAGAAACAGGTCGGTTTGGACAACTCCCCCAAAGCCAGATACCGTTTCGCATCAGGAACAAATTCTGGAAGAAGACACTTCCTCTGCAAAGCATCTTGAGGAATTGGTTGTCACCGCCACGCGAACAGAAAAAAAGTTGGATGATATTGGCAGAAGCGTTTCGGTAATTTCTGCTGATGACATTAAAAACTCAGGTGCCAATTCTCTCGCTGAACTTCTTTCTCTCGCTGAAGGAATTTATATTACCGGTGTAAATCAAAACTTCGGAGCTAATCAAAGTTTATTCATCCGCGGAGCAAACAGCAATCAATCGGTGGTTCTCATAGATGGAATTCCAATTTCTGATCCATCCACACCTACCGGTTCGCTTGAACTTTCTGAACTTTCACTTTCAGATATTGATCGTGTTGAAATTGTCCGCGGTTCACACAGCACATTGTATGGCTCTTCTGCAATCGGAGGCGTTGTGAATATCATCACAAACAAAAAAATGAAACAGGGATTGAGCATCAATGCTGCAGGAACTGCAGGAACTTTTGGAGAAGAAACATCATTGATTTCAGAAAATATCGGACTTAATTATACCTGCAAAGGTGGATTCTACTTCCGCCTGAATTTAGACAATGTGAATGTCAACGGCATTGACGCAACAATAGATACTTCCACAATTCCCGGAATACAGAGAGATAGAGACGGAATGAACCGTTTTGATTACGGAGGAAAACTCGGATACAAATCAAACCGCTGGGATATTTTTGTTTCAAAGAAAAGTGTTGAGAAGAATGCAGATATTGATGACAGAGAATTTGACGATGATGATAATTATACATTAGACTTTACACGAGACATGGTATCCTATAGTGTTTCATGCAAAGTTGATAGCGGTTTTACTATTTCGATCAATGGAGGAAAATCTTCTTTGATCAGAACTTCGCTGAACGACTCTTCACTTGTTGACAATATGGGAAATTATGATAAGAATTATTACAAAGGAATTTACACAGGAGAAACCTTTACCAACGAATTGCAATTGCAACTCAAGCAAAAAACATTCAACGTAGTTTTGGGCGGTGGTTCCAACGATCAGACAATGAACCAGCAGATTTATTCTTACTCCTCTGGATTTGTATGGGAAAGCAATTTGGATTCACTTAACCTCGCTTCACGCACAAACAGTTTCTTTCTCCTTGCTGATTTGAATGGAGAAATTATTTCTGAAAAAGCAAAGGCGTTCTCTCTCTCTCTTGGCGCAAGAAGCAACAAGAACAATACGTTCGGAAGCAGCGCCACATATCAATTTAACCCGATGATAAAAATTTCTGCAACTTCTTCCCTCTATATAAATATTTCTTCTGGATACAATGCGCCTTCGCTTTATCAATTACATTCTCCTGATAAAGATTTCACTTCTTCAATTTCAAGAGGAAACGTAAATCTTCGACCTGAAACCTCCATCACGAAAGAGTTAGGTGTAAGTCAGAAAATAAATGACAATACCGGAATCCGAATTGCTTATTATAGAACTGTGGTGAGTGACATCATTGAATATGTCTATCTCTGGGATAAAAATATCGGTATTGATACGCTCGGTAATGATATGTTCAGAAATGATTATCGCGGGGATACTTATCTTAATCTTGGCACGCTCACTACAGAAGGAATTGAACTGGAAGCGCACGGATCAATCGGGAAGAAGTTTTTGATGGCTGGAAACTTTTCCTATTTGAGAGGTTATCAGGATTTTTCTGCAAATGATATTGATTGGGTGAAGACTGATAGCAATCACGTTCAACTCTACACAAACGGAGCATTTCTCACAAATAGTTATCGCGCTGACGGGTTAACACGCAGACCCGTCACCGCAAATATTTCGCTGACGTATTCTCCCTCCTCAAAAGTTTTTTTCAAAACTATCTGCAAGTATGTTTCAAAACGAAATGATGTGTATTACGATTATATGCTCGGTCCCTATGGTGCGCTCGGAAAAACTCCCGTACAGGCATATACTCTTGTTGATTTAATTTCCGGAGTAAAATTTAATCAGAATGTTTCAGCCCTGCTGCACGTGGAAAATATTTTCAATGTTTCTTATTCTGAAATCCGCGGATTCTCTTCCCGCGGAAGAGGATTTTATTTGAGTATTAATTATACTTTCTGATTTATGACAGCAAAGAAGCCGCTGATTCTTGTTACGAACGATGATGGGATTACATCACCTGGAATTTCGGCTCTTGTTGATACGATGAAAGCACTCGGGGAAGTGGTGGTGATTGCGCCTGATAAACCGCAATCGGGAGTTGGGCACGCCATCACTATTAATTCCACAATAAGAATTAACAGAACAAAATATCATGGTGCCTCGCAGGAATTTAGTTTGTCAGGAACGCCTGTTGATTGTGTGAAAATGGCATTGAGCAATGTGCTGAAGCGCAAACCTGATTTATGCGTTTCCGGAATCAACCACGGTTCAAACATTTCCATCAACGTAATTTATTCAGGCACCATGTCGGCAGCGGTGGAAGCGGCTGTGGAAGGAATTCCTTCTGTAGGATTTTCTCTGATTGATTATTCTATTGATGCTGACTTCTCCGCATCAAAACATTTCGTAAAAGAAATTTCTTCTCAGATATTAAAGTACGGGATGCCGAAAGATACCTGCCTGAATGTGAACATACCCAAACTTCACCTTTCAGAAATAAAGGGCGTGAAAGTATGCAGGCAGGCGCGCGCCAACTGGGTGGAAGAATTTGAAGAGCGAAAAGACCCATCAGGCAATCCGTATTTCTGGCTCACCGGAAAATTTGTTGATTATGATAAAGGAAAGACCGATACGGACGTGTGGGCAGTGAATAATCATTATGTGTCAATTGTTCCTGTTCAGTTTGATTTAACAGCTTACAAAGCAATGGCTCACTCCGAAAAAATATTCGGAAAGAATTTTAAAAAGAAAAGAAAATGAGTGAGTATAAAATAAAAAAGAAATTTGACAACGTGTGGATCGGAACCGTTATTGGATTATCCGCTCCTTTATTTACTTTATTTGTTTTTTACCTCGTAAGATATAATCATCTGACCTTTGGAGAGTTCTACACAAAAATTCTTTTAGCTAACGGCATTCTCACGTCTTCCATCAGCTTATGTGTAATTATCAACCTGCTGATTTTTTTTCTTTTCATCTGGAGTAACCGAAATTACAGTGCGCGTGGAGTGCTGCTAGCCACTATCGTTTAT includes:
- a CDS encoding tetratricopeptide repeat protein, producing the protein MKPFYLFISFLLAVMLSGLEASFSQSETDSLENVVKAGAQDTGTVNALNLLCKKNWSSEQEKALEYGNRALALAQKIKYKKGAAQALNNMGVVYYNFSDYNKAMNYHFKSLEIRKELGDKKDISASYNNLGNAYDGLSNYKEAKEYFVKALELREEISDEKGIAGTSNNLGNLCYSHGDYYKALEYFFIALKIYEEKGEPSDAFANALHNIGNVYREQNDTKNALEFYEKALKMREEVEDEQGIGESYNSIAALYHASAEKQKNTTYSELDYSKARGYYIKALGIENKIDDKENMAATLNNLGIIYLHENKYDSALASSSSALMISEDIGDKSTAAFSLATIADIYQQQNNIKQSSEYATKALVLADSLRMLEIIKTAHKTLSENFTSLNLFEKSLEHYKLYVDYRDSLLNSENAKQMANVQQKYETEKEKMEEERMRETEEAELERKENAQYLMIFSIIIIVLMFIVIASHMQLSVKAIDFAAFVGVLLFFQFMEVLLHPLINKYTHGLPIVFILINIAMASSLKPIHHYVEKGLIKVSHNISHRKMQKIQAKEEAERKRRELELLAAQENNNPENSN
- a CDS encoding T9SS type A sorting domain-containing protein; the protein is MKKIFTLFFTISFGLSAMAQLITATGNMSVQRVGHESQLLSNGKVLVFGGNNGNFTGYTVHSSAQLYSGGSWATTGSMMKARSEPGSALLTNGNVLVIGGEDLNSNSLKSCEIYNVTSGMWSYTDSMANARSETRAVILNSGKILAVGGSSGGTCELYDQTSSTWSVTGSMKVARSAGFAATKLPNGDVLVTGGQSDTAEIYNVTSGTWNKVSNLMTLSRNYCTAILMTNGKILIAGGTSTFTSEVYDPSANTFTATGNLGQYRVADEMINLTNGKVLIYGIGTFAADRLALEVFNPATNSWYYAGTVSSAIFTASDYTVHKLPGGSILYSGGNWTTGNGANKECYLVNESAIAAGIAEALNLSFFEVYPNPVHDNFEIKMEIDGAVNITIELKNMLGQTIKIIEKGKVSGSYHKAEDISDLNSGIYILHVITGNANAAIKLVKE
- a CDS encoding T9SS type A sorting domain-containing protein, with the protein product MKTKLLSTLTAIFFCAVVNLKAQTPFYSFSQYTSTYADLTAPVSLNNSNVWNYSGSTPDPYIALDIATLLPYFQVYGDMNNAMRVVGGAVQFYNNGSQQLYYINGFGLFFPGGMKDKGTTTSLSPISYQVTGSAPNRILKVQWKNAGNSLASADYINVQIWLYETSNIIEAHYGSTSITNAGTTQLSVGVGHTYVPNSNMIEDDFLENSPSNPVLSMNANAFYGIPANGTVYKFMVGGAGVNELNNPLSAITVFPNPTSGKFIVDRKNMKERINDVKISISDVNGQVVLESALMGKTQDEINVSNFSAGTYFIRITSDKGTLTKKIIVNR
- the surE gene encoding 5'/3'-nucleotidase SurE, which produces MTAKKPLILVTNDDGITSPGISALVDTMKALGEVVVIAPDKPQSGVGHAITINSTIRINRTKYHGASQEFSLSGTPVDCVKMALSNVLKRKPDLCVSGINHGSNISINVIYSGTMSAAVEAAVEGIPSVGFSLIDYSIDADFSASKHFVKEISSQILKYGMPKDTCLNVNIPKLHLSEIKGVKVCRQARANWVEEFEERKDPSGNPYFWLTGKFVDYDKGKTDTDVWAVNNHYVSIVPVQFDLTAYKAMAHSEKIFGKNFKKKRK
- a CDS encoding T9SS type A sorting domain-containing protein, which encodes SFTVIASEAKQSQIKIYNTLGELVYQTSVNEKKTEIKIPEIAKGIYQLQVVSENEIANKKIIIN
- a CDS encoding TonB-dependent receptor: METILSLHRNKTKITVAKQILSVLLTILLFASQSYAQFIQQRNRSVWTTPPKPDTVSHQEQILEEDTSSAKHLEELVVTATRTEKKLDDIGRSVSVISADDIKNSGANSLAELLSLAEGIYITGVNQNFGANQSLFIRGANSNQSVVLIDGIPISDPSTPTGSLELSELSLSDIDRVEIVRGSHSTLYGSSAIGGVVNIITNKKMKQGLSINAAGTAGTFGEETSLISENIGLNYTCKGGFYFRLNLDNVNVNGIDATIDTSTIPGIQRDRDGMNRFDYGGKLGYKSNRWDIFVSKKSVEKNADIDDREFDDDDNYTLDFTRDMVSYSVSCKVDSGFTISINGGKSSLIRTSLNDSSLVDNMGNYDKNYYKGIYTGETFTNELQLQLKQKTFNVVLGGGSNDQTMNQQIYSYSSGFVWESNLDSLNLASRTNSFFLLADLNGEIISEKAKAFSLSLGARSNKNNTFGSSATYQFNPMIKISATSSLYINISSGYNAPSLYQLHSPDKDFTSSISRGNVNLRPETSITKELGVSQKINDNTGIRIAYYRTVVSDIIEYVYLWDKNIGIDTLGNDMFRNDYRGDTYLNLGTLTTEGIELEAHGSIGKKFLMAGNFSYLRGYQDFSANDIDWVKTDSNHVQLYTNGAFLTNSYRADGLTRRPVTANISLTYSPSSKVFFKTICKYVSKRNDVYYDYMLGPYGALGKTPVQAYTLVDLISGVKFNQNVSALLHVENIFNVSYSEIRGFSSRGRGFYLSINYTF
- a CDS encoding SpoIIE family protein phosphatase → MKPFFPFILTLLISSSVVFCQAADEIEKQELINRLEQEKQNAVVSEQKHIVAWVVSVGLLFGFGVLYKRYKDIQRHEKILEEQKNLVEEKNRALETANAQITQKNKDVTDSISYAKRIQNAMLPTESHAKTVLPEHFILFMPRDIVSGDFYWIEEWKHQVFIAAVDCTGHGVPGAFMSILGSDLLHEIVKDYGINKPAAILNALNKGLAKTLHQNTSSAEIKDGMDIAFCAIDKKNNLLEYAGAFNPLWLIRDNCLQEFNADKQPIGAFVNEKQTFFTNHEIQLQKGDAVYIFSDGYTDQFGGENGKKFRHKQFQELLLSIQENSMAEQKNILEKAIENWKGNLEQVDDILVIGLKF
- a CDS encoding calcium-binding EGF-like domain-containing protein; translation: MNKILFRLIAIAVIVLSVHSCKRDPCRSTNCLNGGICKDGTCDCLSGYEGTDCGTESTAKFIGNYSVTDNINFTKSANNIDDPDSVFTKTYSVSVAKGNDFGSLLIHNADNNNGNYVYTTVDKSNLTVTNRPFYMTIKVAHTYDVSATGSMSGNTITIAYSVSGYYGSATITSVLVKQ